One region of Chryseobacterium muglaense genomic DNA includes:
- a CDS encoding leucyl aminopeptidase family protein: MQLLNKKSKQYAQIFQLFTEESWTSNSKKFNKNIALLFSGKKHEVFIETSEKNITYYIGLGKETLQNFEFQQIGVKFSQTQKKNIQTVPTLLISEFINQKQFEEFAKGLLLGTYTYPFDKTHPFWNKSFELHFGNLNQKKLDTISSRIDAICEGQVACQDWLNKPANLKKPEIFNAYLQKLAKKNDLKYTAFNRKKCEELGLGAFLSVNQGSAYDAAFTILEYKTTEKNAKTFGLVGKCVLFDTGGISLKASDNMHYMKSDMGGATAVLGALIYASQMKLPVNITAILPITDNAISENAYLPSDVITAYNGKTIEVLNTDAEGRMTLADGLSYLSKNYKTDILIDLATLTGSSVRMFGDTCGAMFSNNEDLKNLLIKTGDKTNQRLWNLPLWDVWLDDFKSDVADFKNISMKPLGDCIIAAKFLEQFIGNHPNWAHLDIAGVAFGNVGYAKEKAATGFGVQLLADLIENYY; this comes from the coding sequence ATGCAATTATTAAACAAAAAAAGTAAACAATACGCTCAGATTTTTCAATTATTCACAGAAGAATCCTGGACTTCAAACTCTAAAAAATTCAACAAAAATATTGCCCTTCTTTTTTCAGGAAAAAAACATGAAGTTTTTATTGAAACCAGTGAAAAAAACATCACTTATTATATAGGTCTTGGAAAAGAAACTTTACAGAATTTTGAATTTCAGCAAATTGGAGTAAAATTCTCTCAGACTCAGAAAAAAAATATACAAACCGTACCTACGTTATTAATTTCTGAATTCATTAATCAAAAACAATTTGAAGAGTTCGCAAAAGGATTATTATTAGGAACTTACACTTACCCATTTGATAAAACCCATCCTTTTTGGAATAAATCTTTCGAGCTTCATTTTGGGAATTTAAATCAGAAAAAATTAGATACTATCTCTTCAAGAATAGATGCAATCTGTGAAGGGCAAGTGGCTTGTCAGGATTGGCTTAATAAACCTGCTAATCTAAAAAAACCTGAGATTTTCAATGCTTATTTGCAAAAATTAGCCAAAAAAAATGACTTAAAATACACTGCATTCAACAGAAAAAAATGTGAAGAACTTGGTTTAGGAGCTTTCTTATCCGTTAATCAGGGAAGTGCTTATGATGCGGCTTTTACTATTTTGGAATATAAAACAACGGAGAAAAATGCCAAAACTTTTGGACTTGTAGGAAAATGCGTTTTATTTGACACCGGAGGAATCTCTTTGAAGGCTTCAGACAATATGCATTACATGAAATCTGATATGGGAGGCGCCACTGCCGTTCTTGGAGCATTAATTTACGCATCGCAAATGAAACTTCCCGTTAACATTACAGCTATTTTACCGATTACTGACAATGCAATTTCTGAAAATGCCTACTTACCAAGCGATGTCATCACAGCTTACAACGGAAAAACAATTGAAGTTTTAAATACTGATGCAGAAGGCAGAATGACTCTTGCAGATGGCCTGTCTTACCTTTCAAAAAATTACAAAACCGATATTTTAATTGATCTTGCAACCCTTACAGGAAGTTCTGTAAGAATGTTTGGTGACACTTGTGGAGCGATGTTTTCGAATAATGAGGATCTGAAAAATCTTTTAATTAAAACCGGTGACAAAACCAATCAGAGATTATGGAATCTTCCACTTTGGGATGTCTGGTTGGATGATTTTAAATCTGATGTTGCCGATTTTAAAAATATTTCAATGAAACCTCTTGGAGACTGTATTATTGCTGCAAAATTTCTGGAACAATTCATCGGAAACCATCCAAACTGGGCACATCTCGACATTGCAGGAGTTGCGTTTGGAAACGTAGGATATGCAAAAGAAAAAGCAGCAACCGGCTTTGGAGTGCAATTGCTGGCCGATTTAATCGAAAATTATTATTAA